In Pedobacter sp. WC2423, the following are encoded in one genomic region:
- a CDS encoding RNA polymerase sigma-70 factor: MEISRANKDYKLLNQIDDASFRALFDLYWKPLVAFCQHHIKDDEVAMDIVQDIFHSLWRRRDGLQIETRMEYYLFRAARIKVSDYYREKFKQENQSRCLSENFCESINNTEETILFKDLDHFVDGLVNRLPCRCKQVYTLSRNSGLSIPEIAEQLEISEKTVEAHLTKALRFLKTYLH; the protein is encoded by the coding sequence GTGGAAATTTCAAGGGCTAATAAGGATTATAAATTGCTGAATCAGATTGACGATGCAAGTTTTCGTGCCTTGTTTGATCTGTATTGGAAGCCACTGGTTGCTTTTTGTCAACACCATATCAAGGATGATGAGGTTGCTATGGATATTGTCCAGGATATCTTTCATTCTCTTTGGAGACGCAGAGACGGTCTTCAAATCGAAACACGTATGGAATACTATCTTTTCCGTGCAGCCCGTATTAAAGTCAGTGACTATTATCGTGAAAAGTTTAAACAGGAGAATCAAAGCCGGTGCCTTTCAGAAAATTTCTGCGAAAGTATTAATAATACGGAGGAAACCATTCTTTTCAAAGATCTGGATCATTTTGTCGATGGACTGGTTAACAGACTGCCATGCAGGTGCAAACAGGTTTATACTTTATCCAGGAATAGTGGTCTGAGTATACCTGAAATTGCGGAACAGCTTGAAATTTCTGAAAAAACTGTAGAAGCACATTTAACCAAAGCATTACGTTTTCTTAAGACTTATTTGCATTAA
- a CDS encoding FecR family protein: MLVDHHLLEKYWAGLCTPAERKAVEQWMSEGIPEESYELRSPESEPMMKDQLWQRIALARQEENEIQQPVKIVRRPIWFRGIAIAAILILTIGLGIYVLNKQSPDTALIAYQELILPPGKKASISLSDGTKVYLNAGSRLRYPKKFSKTERRIFLDGEAFFEVAKNPEKPFYVQTKQTTTRVLGTRFNIQSWKGYADRLNVEEGRVRFTAAGCTDTLILHANMQGEFDGHSLIRTMVNSANKIAWTKGIMVFNDTKLSEVTAELERWYAVQIHLSDPGLANYRLKARFDNNPSLIDVLQGISFALNIKYNIKDKEVTLSR, from the coding sequence ATGTTGGTAGATCATCATTTGTTAGAAAAGTATTGGGCGGGTCTATGTACTCCAGCGGAACGGAAGGCCGTAGAGCAGTGGATGTCTGAGGGAATTCCAGAAGAGTCTTATGAACTTCGTTCTCCGGAGTCAGAACCGATGATGAAAGACCAGTTATGGCAGCGTATTGCTCTGGCCCGACAAGAAGAAAACGAAATACAACAACCCGTTAAGATTGTTCGGAGACCGATCTGGTTCAGAGGGATAGCAATTGCTGCAATACTTATTTTAACGATTGGACTGGGCATATATGTCTTAAATAAGCAATCCCCTGATACTGCTTTAATAGCCTATCAGGAATTGATTCTTCCACCTGGAAAAAAAGCCAGCATATCTTTGTCTGACGGAACTAAAGTATACCTCAATGCGGGAAGCAGATTAAGATATCCAAAGAAGTTTTCAAAAACGGAAAGAAGGATTTTTCTGGATGGAGAAGCTTTTTTTGAAGTGGCAAAAAATCCTGAGAAACCATTCTATGTACAAACCAAACAGACAACGACACGTGTTTTGGGTACCCGATTTAACATTCAGAGTTGGAAAGGCTATGCTGACAGGTTAAATGTTGAAGAAGGCAGAGTAAGGTTCACAGCGGCAGGATGCACAGATACCCTGATCCTGCACGCCAATATGCAAGGAGAATTTGATGGCCACTCACTGATCAGGACTATGGTTAACAGTGCGAATAAGATTGCATGGACAAAAGGTATCATGGTTTTTAACGATACTAAGCTAAGCGAGGTTACAGCCGAACTGGAGCGTTGGTATGCCGTTCAAATCCATCTGAGTGATCCTGGATTAGCAAATTATAGACTGAAAGCCCGGTTTGACAATAACCCCTCACTGATTGATGTCCTTCAGGGTATCAGCTTTGCACTGAATATAAAATATAACATCAAAGATAAGGAGGTTACTTTGTCCAGATAA
- a CDS encoding TonB-dependent siderophore receptor — protein MNFLLFSIRLFSLASKTILLITLTIFISLSASAQSTLLKKRINIQVKNVSVAQALEEIETKAGCNFIYSPDLLDVNRKISLSNQNSTLEDILQEIFPNEIRRIEVKGNQINLQPSKGKGTVMGKVLTSDGLPAAYVNVDMDNRKVQADENGNFSFANAEVGTYKVTAKYVGLKGQEQEVTVAPNGTVKISFTLYEDMRALQEVVVNGERVNRFANKTTEYVSRLPLTNLENPQVYSVVTKQLMQEQVAVTVADALRNAGGAVSVTNPSGGVSAYFRGFGTGINARNGMESTSDRSAVDLANIERIEVMKGPSGTLFGASVSSFGGVVNVVTKKPIEAKRTEVSYTTGSFGLNRLTVDVNTPLDKEKKVLFRVNAASNRERSFLDYGFNNTFLLAPSITYHVNEKLTLNVDAELLQVHNTQPMNYVFRSADIKQPSDLLLDYRKTLFHDNVDVKNYATRVFAEAVYKLSPNFKSTTLFSFVSENVDHSYQRLVIWSSPSMATRASYVYGPVYNGYTNIQQNFNGKVKTGGLTHNLLIGANYRHYTSSFLFADIQPIDKIDVTKPFKPIVSQQIDKLVSFEPFPSPTQQTASVYASDMINLLPRLSAMLSLRLDHYNRQAVEGDEDGFKQTSFAPKFGLVYELLPKSLSLFANYMSGFQNVAPVSQPNGTRQVLDPLFATQAEGGIKAELFEKKLSFTASYYRINIDNATRMNEELFTIQDGKQVSKGVDLELITQPLPGLNILAGYAYNDNRIVRAALDAKIDGNKAGNAPENVANFWASYTFQNQLKGLGFGAGMNYVDKMYKASDNQFFIPSYTLANAVVFYNRQAWGIQVKANNIFNKKYWDSWANSQAPANLAVNLSFRF, from the coding sequence ATGAACTTTTTGCTATTTAGCATAAGGTTGTTTTCGCTTGCATCGAAAACAATTCTTTTAATCACTTTAACTATTTTTATCTCGCTCTCAGCCAGTGCACAATCTACTCTATTAAAAAAACGTATCAATATTCAGGTTAAAAATGTTAGTGTCGCCCAGGCTCTGGAAGAAATAGAGACTAAAGCGGGGTGCAACTTCATTTACAGTCCGGATTTGTTGGATGTGAATAGAAAAATCAGCTTATCTAATCAGAATTCGACTTTAGAAGACATCCTTCAGGAGATCTTTCCGAATGAGATCCGCCGGATAGAAGTAAAGGGAAACCAGATTAACCTTCAGCCATCAAAAGGTAAGGGAACGGTCATGGGTAAGGTCTTAACAAGTGATGGTCTTCCTGCTGCATATGTAAATGTAGACATGGATAACAGGAAAGTTCAGGCAGATGAAAATGGTAATTTTAGTTTTGCCAATGCAGAGGTTGGAACTTATAAAGTTACAGCTAAATATGTTGGCTTAAAAGGGCAGGAGCAAGAAGTTACTGTGGCGCCAAATGGAACAGTTAAGATTTCGTTCACGCTATACGAAGATATGAGAGCACTGCAGGAAGTAGTGGTCAATGGGGAACGTGTCAACAGGTTTGCCAATAAGACAACAGAATATGTGTCTCGTTTGCCCTTAACAAATCTGGAAAATCCGCAGGTTTATAGTGTAGTGACCAAACAGCTGATGCAGGAACAGGTTGCTGTAACAGTAGCAGATGCGCTGCGTAATGCTGGCGGGGCGGTATCTGTTACTAATCCTTCTGGTGGCGTTAGTGCTTACTTCAGGGGATTCGGGACGGGAATTAATGCCCGCAACGGAATGGAATCTACCTCGGATCGTTCTGCCGTAGATTTGGCAAATATTGAGCGTATTGAAGTTATGAAAGGCCCTTCGGGTACTTTATTTGGTGCTTCAGTATCTTCCTTTGGTGGAGTAGTCAACGTAGTTACAAAAAAGCCGATTGAAGCCAAACGAACAGAAGTGAGCTATACAACAGGAAGCTTTGGTTTAAACCGGCTTACTGTAGACGTCAATACCCCATTGGATAAGGAAAAAAAGGTACTGTTCAGGGTTAATGCGGCCTCGAACCGGGAAAGGAGTTTTCTGGATTATGGGTTTAATAATACCTTTTTACTTGCACCAAGTATTACCTATCATGTAAATGAAAAGCTGACGCTGAATGTGGATGCCGAATTATTGCAGGTACACAATACACAGCCTATGAACTATGTATTCCGGTCTGCGGATATTAAGCAGCCCAGCGACCTTTTACTGGACTACCGGAAAACATTGTTTCATGATAATGTGGATGTGAAAAATTACGCTACACGTGTTTTTGCTGAAGCAGTTTATAAGTTGTCACCTAACTTCAAGTCAACGACACTTTTCTCCTTTGTGTCTGAAAATGTGGATCATAGTTATCAGCGGCTTGTAATCTGGTCGTCACCAAGTATGGCTACAAGAGCTTCCTATGTGTACGGTCCGGTTTATAATGGATACACAAATATTCAACAGAATTTTAACGGCAAGGTGAAAACAGGAGGGTTGACACATAACCTTTTGATCGGAGCGAATTATCGTCACTATACTTCGAGTTTTCTATTTGCAGATATACAGCCTATTGATAAGATTGACGTAACAAAGCCCTTTAAACCAATAGTTAGTCAGCAGATTGATAAACTGGTAAGCTTTGAACCATTTCCTTCACCCACACAGCAAACGGCCAGCGTTTATGCATCAGATATGATTAATCTGTTGCCCCGTCTTTCAGCGATGTTATCGCTGCGCCTTGATCATTATAACAGACAAGCAGTTGAAGGTGATGAAGATGGATTTAAGCAAACTTCTTTTGCACCGAAATTTGGCCTGGTTTATGAACTTCTGCCAAAATCTTTATCACTGTTTGCTAATTATATGAGTGGCTTCCAAAACGTTGCCCCGGTTTCACAACCTAATGGTACGCGCCAGGTTCTGGATCCCTTATTTGCTACTCAGGCAGAAGGTGGTATTAAAGCGGAGCTTTTTGAAAAGAAACTGAGTTTTACAGCTAGCTATTACCGGATTAATATTGACAATGCTACACGTATGAATGAGGAATTATTTACTATACAGGATGGTAAGCAGGTGAGCAAGGGGGTAGATTTGGAGTTAATTACACAACCACTGCCAGGTCTGAATATTCTTGCAGGTTATGCTTACAATGACAATCGTATAGTAAGAGCTGCTTTAGATGCTAAAATAGATGGGAATAAAGCAGGAAATGCACCGGAAAATGTAGCAAATTTCTGGGCTTCTTATACCTTCCAAAATCAACTTAAAGGTTTGGGATTTGGTGCAGGTATGAATTACGTAGATAAAATGTATAAAGCTTCAGATAATCAGTTTTTTATTCCATCCTATACTTTGGCTAATGCTGTAGTATTTTACAATAGACAGGCTTGGGGCATACAGGTTAAAGCCAATAACATCTTTAATAAGAAATATTGGGACAGTTGGGCCAATTCACAAGCACCAGCAAATTTAGCAGTCAATTTGTCGTTCCGTTTTTAA